From a region of the Panicum virgatum strain AP13 chromosome 2K, P.virgatum_v5, whole genome shotgun sequence genome:
- the LOC120673576 gene encoding uncharacterized protein LOC120673576 produces MRPDKSHDKLLKEIMENDLALRAIIDDAEMLLFHSNLLPKRYQTFQMKHYLWGVFKPKEVEGKQVAALHQPDCSTGARAFAANDTATGITTDAACMPQGAFGVATDVSIPTEDATNAPTVPAADHGQMDSSIGAPPGRMIAFVVKETPRLEQLIREMQREGTLVMHGEMMSTGSGPGNIATVTQSGQPTKT; encoded by the exons ATGAG GCCTGACAAGTCCCATGACAAGCTACTTAAGGAAATAATGGAGAATGATTTAGCCTTACGGGCCATTATCGATGATGCTGAGATGCTGCTGTTCCATTCTAATTTGCTTCCTAAACGATATCAGA CGTTCCAAATGAAACACTACTTGTGGGGTGTATTCAAGCCCAAGGAAGTTGAAGGGAAACAGGTTGCTGCATTGCATCAACCTGACTGCTCCACTGGAGCTAGAGCATTTGCTGCTAATGATACAGCCACCGGGATTACTACTGATGCTGCTTGCATGCCCCAAGGAGCTTTTGGGGTTGCTACTGATGTTAGCATACCCACTGAagatgctactaatgctcctaCCGTACCTGCAGCAGATCATGGACAGATGGACTCATCAATCGGTGCACCCCCCGGCAGGATGATTGCCTTTGTGGTCAAGGAGACCCCAAGGCTCGAGCAGCTCATCCGGGAGATGCAACGGGAAGGTACCTTGGTCATGCATGGGGAGATGATGAGTACTGGCTCTGGGCCAGGCAATATAGCAACTGTGACGCAGAGCGGGCAGCCAACCAAGACATGA